A part of Miscanthus floridulus cultivar M001 chromosome 6, ASM1932011v1, whole genome shotgun sequence genomic DNA contains:
- the LOC136459438 gene encoding small ubiquitin-related modifier 1-like — protein MSTPPPSPSNVGHGAEEETGKGAEEVTGKATKTVKAEAGEDGGALINIKVHSQTADDVFFRIKRDVKLRRLMDMYCGKHLLHRKAVLFLDPDGRPIRPNQEPDEVGLDDGDAIDIMLMQVGGAARASQSSA, from the coding sequence ATGTCgacaccgccgccgtcgccgtccaaCGTAGGGCACGGGGCCGAGGAGGAGACGGGTAAGGGGGCTGAAGAGGTGACGGGTAAGGCCACGAAGACGGTGAAGGCCGAGGCGGGCGAGGACGGTGGTGCCCTCATCAACATCAAGGTGCACAGCCAGACCGCGGACGAcgtcttcttccgcatcaaacgcGACGTGAAGCTGCGGCGGCTCATGGACATGTACTGCGGCAAGCACTTGCTCCACCGCAAGGCCGTCCTGTTCCTAGACCCTGACGGCCGCCCCATCCGGCCCAACCAGGAGCCCGACGAGGTCGGCCTCGACGACGGCGACGCGATCGATATAATGCTCATGCAGGTAGGCGGCGCTGCCCGCGCGAGCCAGAGTTCTGCGTGA
- the LOC136459442 gene encoding protein OCTOPUS-like, with translation MTTLHMDPPAPPARRSVSTSCDLHPGESFTGFCAACLRERLQGLEASAAAASAPGRKSTSAIRSLFARPFAAGSSSASGPIELPDLRRCKSFSCGRGGDALAAAAAAAAAAARADEPQRRSCDVRGRSTLWALFHQDDRDRVRDGTAFGAFPAASSTAAAALAVDVHPPPQAPCIPDDFLDEDIPVVMEPDEIVPVVEEDPVVVPMDISGEVEAEGNVAQGGKAIKDHIDLESAQTKKASPKDLKEIAGSFWVAASVFSKKWQKWRRKQKLKKEAAVSKAAAAAMPPPVKPSKPSFLRRSRFRGEAGSELAGGRRSCDTDPRFSLDAARMSIDDAGLSWDEPRASWDGYLFGAGAGIGLGRAPPPLSRLPPILSVLEDTPTDIVERSDGQIPVEDDFDPEPPGGSLQTRDYYLDSSSRRRRSLERSSSVRRPSFEVTDPKPMPSAVNGIGRESPIGGSEFYHFHHAEDLLDCGFSSNSLIEDISASLEAALSGPVKKPRRWRKAWSLWGLIHRRAAGRRSGGPSDIADHSFSEPWPDLRVRGANPKMQRCNSNLSARSSFSSNSGGLGSSRRSYVDANGHVKRREEPHAQAQVERNRSARYSPGRAAPDNGMLRFYLTPMRSGSGRPRGGGGGGLPSKAGPGRPLATQSFPRSVLRLY, from the coding sequence ATGACGACGCTGCACATGGACCCGCCGGCGCCGCCCGCGCGGCGGTCGGTGTCGACCAGCTGCGACCTGCACCCGGGCGAGTCGTTCACCGGCTTCTGCGCCGCGTGCCTGCGCGAGCGCCTCCAGGGTCTCGAGGCGTCCGCCGCCGCGGCATCCGCGCCGGGGCGCAAGTCCACATCCGCCATCCGGTCGCTCTTCGCCAGGCCGTTCGCTGCCGGCAGCTCGTCTGCGTCCGGCCCCATCGAGCTGCCGGACCTCCGGCGGTGCAAGTCGTTCTCGTGCGGCCGCGGCGGGGACGCTCTGgccgcagcggcagcggcggcggcggctgccgccAGGGCGGACGAGCCGCAGCGGCGTTCGTGTGACGTGCGGGGGCGCAGCACGCTGTGGGCGCTGTTCCATCAGGACGACCGTGACCGCGTCCGCGACGGCACGGCGTTCGGCGCGTTCCCGGCCGCCTCATCGACCGCCGCGGCTGCGCTCGCCGTCGACGTACATCCCCCACCGCAGGCACCGTGCATCCCTGACGATTTCTTGGACGAGGACATCCCAGTGGTCATGGAGCCCGACGAGATAGTCCCGGTGGTCGAGGAAGACCCCGTCGTCGTCCCGATGGACATTTCCGGCGAGGTGGAAGCCGAAGGCAATGTGGCACAGGGAGGTAAGGCCATCAAGGATCACATCGATCTCGAGTCGGCGCAGACCAAGAAGGCTTCGCCCAAAGACCTGAAGGAGATCGCCGGGAGCTTCTGGGTCGCCGCCTCCGTGTTCAGCAAGAAGTGGCAGAAGTGGCGGCGCAAGCAGAAGCTCAAGAAGGAGGCTGCCGTGAGCAAGGCCGCGGCAGCGGCAATGCCTCCTCCGGTGAAGCCCTCCAAGCCATCGTTCCTTCGCCGGAGTCGCTTCCGTGGGGAGGCAGGCTCCGAGCTCGCCGGTGGCCGGCGCTCGTGCGACACCGACCCGCGTTTCTCCCTGGACGCGGCGCGCATGTCCATCGACGACGCCGGCCTCTCATGGGACGAGCCCCGCGCGTCCTGGGACGGGTACCTGTTCGGCGCTGGCGCCGGCATTGGTCTCGGGCGCGCGCCTCCGCCGCTGTCCCGCCTCCCTCCCATCCTGTCCGTCCTGGAGGACACACCGACCGACATCGTCGAGCGCTCCGATGGCCAAATCCCGGTCGAAGACGACTTTGACCCCGAGCCGCCAGGTGGCTCCTTGCAGACCAGAGACTACTACCTGGACTCCTCCAGCCGCAGGCGCCGGAGCCTAGAGCGTTCAAGCTCCGTACGCAGGCCGTCCTTCGAGGTCACGGATCCAAAGCCGATGCCGTCGGCGGTGAATGGGATTGGGAGGGAGTCCCCAATCGGCGGTTCCGAGTTCTACCACTTCCACCACGCGGAGGACCTGCTGGACTGCGGCTTCAGCTCCAACTCGCTCATCGAGGACATCTCCGCGAGCCTGGAGGCGGCACTGTCCGGTCCCGTCAAGAAGCCGCGCCGGTGGCGCAAGGCGTGGAGCCTCTGGGGGCTCATCCACCGGCGCGCCGCCGGGCGCAGGAGCGGGGGACCGTCCGACATCGCCGACCACTCGTTCTCCGAGCCGTGGCCGGACCTGCGCGTCCGCGGAGCCAACCCCAAGATGCAGCGGTGCAACAGCAACCTGAGCGCGCGCAGCTCGTTCAGCAGCAACAGCGGCGGGCTCGGCAGCTCCAGGCGCAGCTACGTGGACGCCAACGGCCACGTGAAGCGGAGGGAGGAGCCGCACGCGCAGGCGCAGGTGGAGCGGAACCGCAGCGCGCGCTACTCGCCCGGGCGCGCCGCCCCGGACAACGGCATGCTGCGGTTCTACCTCACGCCGATGCGGAGCGGCAGCGGGCGGccgcgcggaggcggaggcggaggcctgCCGAGCAAGGCCGGGCCCGGGCGGCCGCTGGCGACGCAGTCGTTCCCGCGCAGCGTGCTCCGCCTGTACTAG
- the LOC136459436 gene encoding calmodulin-binding receptor-like cytoplasmic kinase 2, which translates to MQAARNRTSPTGHGGFSGFNSEVQSDPGFSWTSTYTPRSRMVNRKARSSISFRERVTAILRSWAKCFTPRSEIKEAHENPPIERQDVSASPISRISSTSSTSNNIHNISRQRGDSSQTKSWQEQFSFQEICQATSNFSEQNKIGLGNFGTVYKAKLRDGSIIAVKRATKMHSGHLSAEFRSEIQMLSKVEHLNLVKLLGYVEYEDERLILVEYVSNGTLRQHLDGSKGEPLEFAQRLNIAIDIVHAIAYLHGYTDHPIIHRDIKSSNILLTEQLRAKVADFGFARLAPENPEATHVSTLVKGTAGYVDPEYLRTSQLTDRSDVYSFGVLLVELITGRRPIERGRGRGRHQRLTTEWALRKCREGFAVVAMDPRMRRTSAVVAAVEKVMALAVECTAPDRAARPAMRRCAELLWSVRRDLQQEQQRAAAASAGARRHDGSTYAPPSVTRLRQERFENLR; encoded by the exons ATGCAGGCAGCTCGCAACCGGACATCCCCAACCGGCCATGGAGGTTTCTCTGGCTTCAACAGTGAGGTTCAGTCAGATCCTGGGTTCTCTTGGACTTCTACCTATACACCTCGTTCCCGTATGGTCAACAGGAAGGCCAGGAGCTCAATATCATTCCGGGAAAGAGTTACTGCAATTTTACGGTCATGGGCAAAGTGCTTCACTCCTCGATCTGAAAtcaaggaagcccatgagaatccTCCAATTGAGCGCCAGGATGTGTCTGCTAGTCCCA TCTCCAGAATTTCATCGACAAGTAGCACAAGCAATAATATACATAATATATCCAGGCAGAGAGGTGATAGCAGCCAAACAAAGTCCTGGCAAGAACAGTTCTCGTTTCAGGAAATTTGCCAGGCTACTTCAAACTTTAGTGAACAAAACAAAATTGGGTTAGGTAATTTTGGCACTGTGTATAAGGCGAAGCTCAGGGATGGATCCATCATAGCTGTAAAGAGGGCTACTAAG ATGCATAGTGGGCATCTATCTGCAGAGTTCAGAAGTGAGATCCAGATGCTGTCAAAGGTCGAGCATTTGAACTTGGTAAAGCTTCTTGGGTACGTGGAATACGAGGATGAACGCCTAATTCTGGTTGAGTATGTCAGTAATGGAACACTCCGTCAACACTTGGATG GGTCAAAAGGGGAACCATTGGAATTTGCACAGCGTCTCAACATCGCTATTGACATAGTTCATGCCATTGCCTACTTACATGGTTATACAG ATCATCCGATCATCCACCGTGACATCAAGTCATCCAACATTCTCCTAACAGAGCAACTGCGAGCAAAGGTTGCCGATTTTGGCTTCGCACGCCTAGCCCCTGAAAACCCTGAAGCGACCCACGTGTCAACGCTAGTAAAGGGGACGGCCGGATACGTGGACCCTGAGTACCTGCGCACAAGCCAGCTCACCGACCGCAGCGACGTCTACTCCTTCGGCGTCCTCCTCGTTGAGCTCATCACCGGCCGACGCCCTATCGAGCGtggccgcgggcgcgggcgccaccAACGCCTGACCACCGAATGG GCGCTGCGCAAGTGCAGGGAGGGCTTCGCAGTGGTGGCGATGGACCCCCGGATGCGGCGGACCAGCGCTGTCGTGGCAGCTGTGGAGAAGGTGATGGCGCTGGCGGTCGAGTGCACGGCTCCGGATCGCGCCGCGCGGCCAGCAATGCGGCGCTGCGCCGAATTGCTCTGGTCCGTGAGACGCGACTTGCAGCAGGAGCAGCAGCGCGCGGCGGCCGCGAGCGCAGGAGCGAGGCGGCACGATGGCTCGACGTACGCACCGCCGTCGGTTACGAGACTGAGGCAGGAGAGGTTCGAGAACTTGAGATGA
- the LOC136459439 gene encoding sedoheptulose-1,7-bisphosphatase, chloroplastic-like, translated as MEIVATRSPACCAAVSFSQSYRPKASRPPTTFYGESVRVNTARPLSARWSKAASRAALNTRCEIGDSLEEFLTKATPDKNLIRLLICMGEAMRTIAFKVRTASCGGTACVNSFGDEQLAVDMLANKLLFEALEYSHVCKYACSEEVPELQDMGGPVEGGFSVAFDPLDGSSIVDTNFTVGTIFGVWPGDKLTGVTGGDQVAAAMGIYGPRTTYIVALKDCPGTHEFLLLDEGKWQHVKDTTTIGEGKMFSPGNLRATFDNPEYDKLINYYVKEKYTLRYTGGMVPDVNQIIVKEKGIFTNVTSPTAKAKLRLLFEVAPLGFLMEKAGGHSSDGKQSVLDKVINELDERTQVAYGSQNEIIRFEETLYGSSRLAAGATVGAAV; from the exons ATGGAGATCGTCGCCACGCGCTCCccggcctgctgcgccgccgtgtCCTTCTCCCAGTCGTACAGGCCTAAG GCGTCCAGGCCGCCGACCACGTTCTACGGAGAGTCGGTGCGGGTGAACACGGCGCGCCCGCTCTCGGCGAGGTGGTCCAAGGCGGCCAGCCGCGCGGCACTCAACACCCGGTGCGAGATCGGAGACAGCCTG GAGGAGTTCCTGACCAAGGCGACGCCGGACAAGAACCTCATCAGGCTGCTCATCTGCATGGGGGAGGCCATGAGGACGATCGCGTTCAAGGTCCGGACGGCGTCCTGCGGCGGCACCGCCTGCGTCAACTCCTTCGGCGACGAGCAGCTGGCCGTCGACATGCTCGCTAACAAGCTCCTCTTTGAG GCTTTGGAGTACTCCCATGTGTGCAAGTATGCGTGCTCTGAGGAAGTCCCCGAGCTGCAGGACATGGGTGGCCCAGTTGAAG GTGGTTTCAGCGTTGCATTCGATCCGCTCGACGGCTCCAGCATTGTTGACACCAACTTCACCGTCGGAACCATCTTCGGAGTCTGGCCCGGCGACAAGCTGACCGGAGTCACCGGCGGCGACCAGGTCGCTGCCGCGATGGGCATCTACGGCCCTCGCACGACTTACATTGTCGCCCTCAAGGACTGCCCCGGGACACACGAGTTCCTCCTCCTTGACGAAG GTAAATGGCAGCATGTCAAGGACACCACGACCATAGGGGAAGGGAAGATGTTCTCTCCTGGTAATTTGAGGGCAACATTCGATAATCCTGAGTACGACAAG CTCATCAACTACTACGTCAAGGAGAAGTACACATTGCGCTACACTGGAGGAATGGTTCCCGATGTCAATCAG ATCATAGTGAAGGAGAAGGGCATCTTCACCAACGTGACGTCCCCGACGGCGAAGGCCAAGCTGCGGCTCCTCTTCGAGGTGGCGCCTCTGGGCTTCTTGatggagaaggccggcgggcacaGCAGCGACGGCAAGCAGTCGGTGCTGGACAAGGTGATCAACGAGCTGGACGAGCGGACCCAGGTGGCTTATGGGTCCCAGAACGAGATCATCCGGTTCGAGGAGACCCTCTACGGCTCGTCCAGGCTCGCCGCCGGCGCCACCGTCGGCGCTGCCGTCTAA
- the LOC136459437 gene encoding probable anion transporter 3, chloroplastic: protein MTPPGQLLPLARPPPAPPVLSSRRSRCPPPAHAHAVVSPLPPWRPHRLHGRFMPSPQLFRAPAWPPRAPTPPGVSAATRGEAQAAAVAEFVTSERVKVAAMLGLALALCNADRVVMSVAIVPLSQAYGWTPSFAGVVQSSFLWGYLMSPIIGGALVDYYGGKRVMAYGVALWSLATFLSPWAAGRSIWLFLFTRVLLGIAEGVALPSMNNMVLRWFPRTERSSAVGIAMAGFQLGNAIGLLLSPIIMSRTGIFGPFVIFGLFGFLWVLVWIPAISGTPGEHAQISAYELEYITKGQKLVKPQIGNEKTKKVPPFSKLLSKWPTWALICANAMHSWGYFVILSWMPVYFKTIYHVNLREAAWFSALPWVMMAVLGYVAGVVSDMLIRNGTNVTLTRKIMQSIGFLGPGIALLCLNSAKSPIIASAWLTIAVGLKSFGHSGFLVNLQEIAPQYAGVLHGISNTAGTFAAILGTIGAGFFVDRMGSFRGFLILTSLLYFSSALFWDIFATGERVDFDGTG, encoded by the exons ATGACGCCTCCCGGCCAACTGCTCCCCTTGGCCCGGCCGCCTCCGGCCCCTCCCGTCCTCTCCAGCCGCCGCAGCCGGTGCCCGCCTCCCGCCCACGCGCACGCCGTAGTGTCGCCTCTGCCTCCATggcggccccaccgcctccatggCCGCTTCATGCCTTCTCCCCAGCTGTTCCGGGCTCCAGCCTGGCCCCCTCGTGCTCCAACACCTCCAGGGGTTTCGGCGGCCACAAGAGGCGAGGCTCAGGCGGCTGCGGTGGCGGAGTTCGTGACGTCGGAGAGGGTGAAGGTGGCGGCGATGCTGGGGCTAGCCCTCGCGCTCTGCAACGCCGACCGCGTCGTCATGTCCGTCGCCATCGTCCCTCTCTCGCAGGCGTACGGGTGGACCCCGTCATTCGCCGGCGTCGTGCAG TCATCCTTTCTTTGGGGATATCTGATGTCACCGATAATTGGTGGAGCGCTTGTTGACTACTATGGTGGAAAACGAGTCATGGCTTACGGTGTAGCCTTATGGTCCTTGGCTACATTCCTGTCTCCTTGGGCAGCTGGTCGATCTATCTGGTTGTTTCTCTTTACCAGAGTCCTGCTGGGTATTGCAGAAGGAGTGGCACTCCCAAGCATGAACAATATGGTGTTGAG GTGGTTTCCTCGCACAGAGAGATCTAGTGCTGTGGGTATTGCAATGGCTGGCTTTCAGCTTGGCAATGCCATTGGGTTACTTCTTTCCCCAATTATCATGTCACGAACTGGAATCTTTGGACCTTTTGTGATATTTGGATTATTCGGATTTCTGTGGGTGTTGGTGTGGATACCGGCTATATCTGGCACACCAGGTGAACATGCACAGATATCAGCATATGAACTGGAGTATATAACCAAAGGCCAGAAATTGGTGAAACCTCAAATTGGaaatgaaaaaacaaaaaaggtTCCCCCTTTCAGTAAACTGCTTTCCAAATGGCCAACATGGGCTTTGATTTGTGCAAACGCCATGCATAGCTGG GGTTATTTTGTTATCCTTTCATGGATGCCAGTCTATTTCAAAACA ATATATCATGTCAATCTGAGAGAAGCTGCTTGGTTCAGTGCACTCCCTTGGGTGATGATGGCAGTTTTAGGCTATGTGGCTGGTGTTGTATCAGACATGCTTATTAGAAATGGTACAAACGTTACTTTAACACGGAAGATAATGCAG TCAATTGGCTTTCTGGGGCCAGGTATTGCTTTGCTCTGTCTGAATTCAGCAAAGAGTCCAATCATTGCTTCAGCCTGGCTTACAATTGCTGTTGGCTTGAAATCCTTCGGCCACTCAGGTTTCTTAGTAAATCTACAG GAGATTGCCCCACAATATGCTGGAGTCCTACACG GAATATCAAATACAGCTGGGACATTTGCTGCCATTCTAGGAACTATTGGAGCAGGATTTTTTGTTGATCGGATGGGCTCTTTCCGTGGATTTTTGATATTGACGTCGCTTTTATACTTCAGCAGTGCTCTTTTCTGGGATATCTTTGCTACTGGAGAGCGTGTTGATTTTGATGGCACTGGCTAG